Below is a window of Paramagnetospirillum magneticum AMB-1 DNA.
ACCACCGTGGAGAAGCCGGCCGAGGTCAAGGTGCCGGTGATCCTGGTGGTCGACGACTCGCTGACCACCCGCACCCTGGAAAAGAGCATCCTCGAAGCCCACGGCTATCAGGTGCGTCTGGCCCATGACGGCCTGGAGGCCCTGGGCCGTCTCAGGGGCGAGAGCATCGACCTGATCATCTCGGATATCCAGATGCCGCGCCTCGACGGCTTTGGACTGCTGCAGGCGGTGAAATCCGATCCGGCCCTGAAATCCATTCCGCTCATTCTCGTCAGCTCGCTGGAAGCGCGGGAGGACAAGGAGCGTGGACTGGAACTGGGCGCCGACGCCTATGTGGTCAAGCGCAAGTTCGACCAGAAGGAGCTCCTCGAAACCATTGGGCAGTTCCTATGAGAAAAAAGATCAAGGTCCTGATCGTCGAGGATTCCCTGGTGGTGCGGGAATTGCTGAAGCACATCATCGGCTCGGACGAGAGGTTCGAGGTGATGGCGGCGGTGACCAGCGCCGAAGACTGCCTGGAAATGCTGGAGACCCAGCAGCCCGACGTCATCTCGCTCGATATCCGCCTGCCGGGCATGAACGGCCTGGATGCCACGCTCAAGATCATGTCGCGCCGCCCAACCCCGATTGTGGTTGTGGCCGCCCAGGTGGACGACAACGAATTGAACATCGCCATGAACGCGCTGCGGGCCGGGGCGCTGTCGGTGGTGGAAAAGCCGGTGGGGGTGACCAATGCCGGCTATGACACCATGGCAGCCAAGATCTGCACCCAGTTGGCGATCATGAGCCAGGTTCAGGTGGTCCGGCAGGGGATCAATCGGGGGCTGAACTTTGGCAGCGACGACACGCCGGCGCGGGTATCGCAAGGGCGGCCCGGAACCTATTCCATGGTGGGCATCGTCGCCTCGACCGGTGGGCCGCAGGCCCTGGTACAGCTGCTGGGCGGCTTGGGGGCGGACTTCCCCCTGCCAATTCTGCTGGTCCAGCACATTACGTCGAGCTTCCTCGAAGGCTTCGTGACCTGGCTGTCAGGCACCACGCCCTTCGAGGCGCGGATCGCCCAGGACGGTGAGAAGCCAGTGGCGGGTAAGGTCTATGTCGCCCCTGTCGACCACCATCTGGGATTGGTCAACGACCAACTGGTCATTCTGGATTTGCCCGCCGTGTGCAATCAGAAGCCGTCGGGAACCGTGCTGTTCGGCTCCATGGCCCGCGATATCGGTAAGCACGGCATCGGCGTGGTACTGACCGGCATGGGGGCCGACGGTTCGGAAGGGTTGCGCCAGATGGCGGATAAGGGCGCCTACACCATCGTGGAGGATGCTTCCACCTGCGTGGTGAACGGCATGCCGGCGGCGGCGGCCAAGTTGGGAGCGGCGCGTGAGACCTTGCCGCTGCCCGCCATCGCCGCCAGATTGCGTGACCTTGCCCTGGGAGGCGAGAAGTGAACGACGACCATCTCATCCTTATCGTCGAGGATTCGGTGACCCAGGCGCTCAAGCTCCAACTGGTGATGGAGCAGGAGGGTTTCCAGACTGTCTGCGCCCATTCCGGCGAAGAGGCGCTGGAACAGATCAACCGCTGCCGCCCCAGCCTGATCATCGTCGACTACCACC
It encodes the following:
- a CDS encoding chemotaxis protein CheB, producing MRKKIKVLIVEDSLVVRELLKHIIGSDERFEVMAAVTSAEDCLEMLETQQPDVISLDIRLPGMNGLDATLKIMSRRPTPIVVVAAQVDDNELNIAMNALRAGALSVVEKPVGVTNAGYDTMAAKICTQLAIMSQVQVVRQGINRGLNFGSDDTPARVSQGRPGTYSMVGIVASTGGPQALVQLLGGLGADFPLPILLVQHITSSFLEGFVTWLSGTTPFEARIAQDGEKPVAGKVYVAPVDHHLGLVNDQLVILDLPAVCNQKPSGTVLFGSMARDIGKHGIGVVLTGMGADGSEGLRQMADKGAYTIVEDASTCVVNGMPAAAAKLGAARETLPLPAIAARLRDLALGGEK